The genomic DNA CCCCGGCGCGGACCGTCAGGGACGTTGGCGGCAGAAGCGGGCTGTGGCGCCCCTTCACGAATAGATTGTCCGCACTGAGCATGGTCTTCGCCTTTTTGTCCGTGGATGCTTCGCGCCGGGCATACGGCGGGGCGCATCTGCCAACCTAGGCGAAACTGACTGGTCAGTGCAAATAGTGGTGCGGAGAGTTCGGCCACGTCCCAGCAGGCGGCAGTCCTACAGCCCGTATTTCTCCAGCAGCCTCAGCCATACTTCGCTGATGGTGGGGTAGGCCGGGACGGCGTGCCACAAACGGTCCAGGGGTACTTCGCCAACAATGGCGATGGTGGCCGCATGCAGCAGCTCCGAGACGCCCGGGCCGGCAAAGGTCACCCCGACCAGTACGCGGCGGTCCTCATCCACCACCATCTGCGCCCAGCCGGTGTAATCATCCGCATACAGCGCTGAGCCCGCCACGGCAATGTCCAGCGAGGTTTCGGACACGTTGAGCCCGTCGGCCCGTGCCTGTTCAACGGTGCGCCCCACCATGGCGAGCTCGGGATCGGTAAACACCACCTGCGGTACGGCGTACTTGTCCGCGGTGGCGGTGTAGCGGGTCCAGGCAGCCGAGGCAGGCGCGGGTTTCCCGGCAGCCCGGGCTGCAATGGCATCACCCGCGGTGCGGGCTTCGTATTTCCCCTGGTGGGTAAGCAGTACCTTTCCGGCGGCATCGCCCACGGCATACAGCCAGCCGCCGTCCACACCCGCCACCTGTCCCGAGTCATCGACTTCCAGGGTGCGTGGATCCAGGCCCACCTCGTCCAGGCCGAGGTCCGCCAGTGCCGGGCGGCGGCCGGTGGAAACCAGCAGTTTGTCTGCCGCTACGCTTTCACCGCCCTCGAGCTCAAGGTGGACGCCGCCGTCGTCGGCTCCCCGGACCGAGGCGGGGGAAGTGTTGGTCCGTACGTCCACGCCGGCGTTCTTCAGTCCCTGCTCCACCAGGTTGCGCGCCGGTTCCGGAAAGGATTTCAGGAGGGGGCCGCGGGCGAGCAGCGTGACGGCCGAACCGAGCCGGGCGTAGGCCTGGGCCAGCTCCACGCCGGAAACTCCGCCGCCGATCACCACGAGCCGGCCGGGAATCTCCTGTGCGGAGGTCGCTTCCCGGGTTCCCCAGTAATCAACGGTGTCCAGCCCCGGAAGCGGGGGAGGGGTAGGCGTGGACCCTGTGGCCAGCACGACGGCGTGGCGTGCGGAAATGCGCAGGGTCCGGCTGTCGGTGGTCCGGACGTCCACTTCGCGCGGTGCGCTCAGCCGTGCCCACCCGCGGACCAGCTCGATCCCGGCGTCGGCGACCCAGTCGGCCTGCCCGGCATCATCCCACTGAGAGGTGAAGGAATTCCGGCGGTCCAGTACGGCGCCGGTGTCCAAGGCGCCGGTGACGGCTTCGCGGGAACCGGCCACTGCCCGGGCCTCGGCCAGTGCGGTGCCGGGTCGCAGGAGTGCCTTCGAAGGCATGCAGGCCCAGTACGAGCACTCGCCGCCCACCAGATCCGCTTCAACGAGGATGGCGGAAAGTCCGCCCCGGACAACGCGGTCTGCCGCGTTTTCGCCGACGGCGCCGGCGCCGATAACAATTACGTCGGTCTGCAGAGTCTCAGTCATGGACCGAGCCTTGCACTGCCGCGGTGCCGGGGCAACCTGTGGGCGGGCAACAAAAAACCCGGCCCGATCAGGTTGTCCTGATCGGACCGGGTCCGAGTGGTGCGCGCGAAGGGATTCGAACCCCCAACCTTCTGATCCGTAGTCAGATGCTCTATCCGTTGAGCTACGCACGCATAAGAACTAGTCTATCAAAACCGATTCTCACCGGTTTCTTTCAAGTTCTTCCGTGGCTGTTTGGCCGTAGATAACTATAGCGGGGTTTTGAGGGGAGCGCCAATCGAGAGCGATGACGTCTCCGTCACTAGACCGGTCTATGTGACGTTAGTCACATTCACTTGGGGTTGAGGGCACATAACTCGTGGATTTCAGGGAGTCTTTGAGTCGCAGCCGCTAAAGGTGCGACCTTTCCAGCCGAAGCCGTCCGGAAGGCGCAACTAGCATCAAAACACACCACTGACCCAACGAAGGGAAGAGTCATGGGCGATGACGCGCGTCAGCTAGTTCTCGATGAGAGCGGCGAAAACGCTGCTAGCCAGCCGCTGGACAGCATAGACGGTGGGGCTGATGCCCCGACCACCCACCAGGCCCTCCTTGCGTGGGTGAAGGAAGTTGCCGAGCTGACGCAGCCTGACCGCGTGTATTGGGTCGATGGCTCCGAGGATGAAAACCGGATCCTGACCGATGAACTCGTGGATGCCGGAACCCTGGTCCGGCTGAACCCGGAAACCTTCCCGAACTCCTTCGCTGCGTTCTCCGATCCGAAGGACGTGGCCCGCGTCGAGGAGCAGACCTTCATCTGCTCGGAAAAGCGCGAAGACGCGGGGTTCACCAACAACTGGATGGACCCGGCCGAAATGCGTACCAAGCTGAACGGGCTTTTCGCCGGTTCCATGCGCGGACGCACCATGTACATTGTTCCCTTCGTGATGGGCCACCTCGAGGCCGAAGATCCGAAGTTCGGCGTCGAAATCACCGACAGCGCCTACGTGGTGGCCTCCATGCGCATCATGGCCCGGATCGGCACCGATGTGCTGCGGAAGATGGAAGAGCTGGATGCCTTCTTCGTGCCGGCGCTGCACTCCGTGGGCTACCCGCTGGCCGAGGGTGCCGAGGATGTTGCCTGGCCCTGCAGCGACGAGAAGTGGATTGTGCACTTCCCGGAGGACCGGTCCATCTGGTCCTACGGTTCCGGTTACGGCGGCAATGCCCTGCTGGGCAAGAAATGCTACGCCCTGCG from Arthrobacter zhangbolii includes the following:
- a CDS encoding dihydrolipoyl dehydrogenase family protein; this encodes MTETLQTDVIVIGAGAVGENAADRVVRGGLSAILVEADLVGGECSYWACMPSKALLRPGTALAEARAVAGSREAVTGALDTGAVLDRRNSFTSQWDDAGQADWVADAGIELVRGWARLSAPREVDVRTTDSRTLRISARHAVVLATGSTPTPPPLPGLDTVDYWGTREATSAQEIPGRLVVIGGGVSGVELAQAYARLGSAVTLLARGPLLKSFPEPARNLVEQGLKNAGVDVRTNTSPASVRGADDGGVHLELEGGESVAADKLLVSTGRRPALADLGLDEVGLDPRTLEVDDSGQVAGVDGGWLYAVGDAAGKVLLTHQGKYEARTAGDAIAARAAGKPAPASAAWTRYTATADKYAVPQVVFTDPELAMVGRTVEQARADGLNVSETSLDIAVAGSALYADDYTGWAQMVVDEDRRVLVGVTFAGPGVSELLHAATIAIVGEVPLDRLWHAVPAYPTISEVWLRLLEKYGL